The Syngnathus typhle isolate RoL2023-S1 ecotype Sweden linkage group LG3, RoL_Styp_1.0, whole genome shotgun sequence genome window below encodes:
- the LOC133151116 gene encoding ATP-dependent DNA helicase PIF1-like, with translation MMLFTCVSDLIDKLTKVYTSLRCSGDEPYELVPICFEPVEVPVSNHEMAPCTQIPPVMSIDDAAASRPVAEIVPRVETSETTPCSGEHHYQEFPDNGEVVLTTASVFYKVRDWCIKRVCSSKPIEQFFYHINGGAGTGKSHLIKCIHADATKILQRLPRLAEEADISKQTVVLAAFTGTAAFNISGATLHCLLKLPRSLKPPYHGLGNKLDEVRAELSIAEILIIDEISMVSKDLFAYVNARLKQIKGINLPFGGMSVLAVGDFFQLPPVRQSKPLCVYDPTRLDHWRDDFKKITLTAIMRQKDDVAFAELLNRLRVKEKSDELSEMDRALLATRWMAITLRCWNCFIRTLCRLTRMTTRKTKELAEWQDWRRS, from the exons ATGATGCTCTTCACATGTGTGTCCGACCTGATCGATAAGTTGACGAAGGTTTATACAAGCTTGAGGTGCTCTGGCGATGAGCCATATGAGCTTGTACCGATCTGCTTCGAACCTGTTGAAGTTCCCGTAAGTAACCATGAGATGGCGCCATGTACACAGATTCCTCCCGTGATGAGCATCGATGAcgctgccgcaagcagacctgttgctgaaatTGTCCCacgtgttgagacgagcgagacTACaccgtgttcaggtgaacatcaCTACCAAGAATTTCCCGATAACGGTGAAGTGGTTTTGacaacag cgtccgtcttctacaaggtcagagattggtgcataaaacgtgtgtgtagctcaaagcccattgagcagttcttctaccacatcaacggtggcgccgggaccggcaaatctcatctcatcaagtgtatccacgctgacgctaccaaaatactgcagagactaccacgactggctgaggaggccgacatttccaagcaaacggttgttctcgcagctttcactggcacggcggcgttcaacatttccggggcaacgttgcattgtctactcaaactgccgagaagtctcaaacccccgtaccacgggctgggcaataaactggacgaagtccgagccgagctgtccatcgccgaaatactcatcatcgatgagatttccatggtgtcgaaagacctcttcgcctacgtgaatgccaggttgaaacaaatcaaaggaattaatttacctttcggtggcatgtctgttcttgctgttggagatttctttcagctccctcccgtgagacagtccaaacctctgtgcgtgtacgatcctacgcggctggaccactggcgtgacgacttcaaaaagatcacgctcaccgccatcatgaggcagaaagacgatgtcgcctttgccgaactgctgaaccgactccgcgtcaaagaaaagtcagatgaactgtcggaaatggacagagctctccttgccacgag gtggatggccataactctgcgatgctggaactgcttcataaggacattgtgcagattgacgcggatgactacaagaaagacaaaggaactggcagaatggcaag actggaggagaagctga